GCACGCACGTGGATTGCGAAACCCGGCTATCCGAGATGCCGGGGTGGAAGAATGGAAAAGCGTTTAAGCCCGTTTATCCGGTAGATCTCGAAATCGTCGAAGTCCACCGTAGGACACGGTGGATAGCGATTCGCGGCGCGCGGGTGAGCGCGTCGGTGCTCGGAGGGGCAAACCGGCCTGCCTCCTGCAGGCAGGGATGGGTAAGGACTTTGGCAATTACGGTGGGGTTGGGGATGGCGGCGATGATCGTTAAGGTGCCGCCGCAGTGAGGGCACTGTTCCATCCTTAGGAGTTAACAGCGATACGTCCATGTATCTGGCTTATCGATAGCGAAGACGCGTTTGAGCCTGGCCCAGCGCATGCGGCCCAGGTGGGAAGGAGGGCTCGGTATGGTTCGACGACTACGTCGAGGCCGTGGAATGGGCCCAGGACCATGCCCTGGCCAATCGCCGGATGAGCAAATCGTATTCGACGTGCGGCGTAGGCGCCTGCACCCTTGCTCGTCGCCGCGGACCTCAAACGGAGATAGGCGGACAGCGACCGCGTTTCCCGACCATGCGGGTCACCGGGCTAGGCAGCACTGCCGTCGCTCCCTTTGCAGCTACTCGACTTTACGAATAACGAATAAAATGGCGCTGTAGAAAAAAACTTGTTGCATAGAATCAGGTAAGTCATATGGCGGTTCACAAACATCAATTTGTCGTTGATGACAGCGGGAAAAAGACCGCTGTGATTCTGGATATTGAGGAATACCAGGAACTAATCGATGACGTGGAGGAATTAGAGGCTATTCGTGCGTATGATGCCGCGAAGGCTGCTGACGATGAAGCGATTCCTTTCGAGCAAGCTGTTTCCGAGATCGAACGCGATCGATCGTGACCTATACGGTCACCATTTTGCGGCGCGCACAGAAGGAGTTGTCTGCCTTGCCACAGGACGTCTACGTTCGTATCCGGGAATCCATTTGGAAGCTTGCCGACGAGCCACGGCCAAGCGGCTCAAGGAAGTTAGCAGGGCGATCTGGGTGGCGAATTCGAATGGGTGCTTATCGGGTTGTTTATGAAATCGACGATGCGAAGCATGTGATAACGGTTATGCACATTGGTCATCGCCGAGATGTTTACCGCGCCGCTCAGGGCTAAAATCCGCGGCGGATCTCATCTCAATACGCTTATGCCCGAGTCGCTAGAGTTCAACTTCGACAATGTCGAGCGCCGGCCGCTGCACGAGTTCAGCGAGCGCGCCTACCTCGACTATTCCATGTACGTCATTCTGGACCGGGCGCTGCCCCACATCGGGGACGGCTTGAAACCGGTCCAGCGGCGCATTATCTATGCGATGTCGGAGCTTGGACTGTCGGCCGGGGCCAAGCATAAGAAATCGGCGCGCACCGTGGGAGATGTGTTGGGAAAATTCCATCCTCACGGCGATATGGCCTGCTACGAGGCGATGGTATTGATGGCGCAACCCTTCGCGTACCGCTATCCGTTCATCGACGGGCAGGGCAATTGGGGATCGACGGACAACCCCAAGTCCTTCGCCGCCATGCGCTATACCGAGGCGCGCTTGACCCGCTATGCCGAGGTATTGTTGAAAGAACTAGGCCTCGGGACCGTCGAGTGGGCCCCGAATTTCGACGGGACCTTGGAGGAACCGCGCTTGCTGCCGGCCAGGCTGCCCAATGTGCTCTTGAACGGCACCACCGGGATCGCGGTCGGCATGGCCACCGACGTTCCTCCGCATAACCTCGTGGAGATCACGCAAGCCTGTATCGAGCTTCTCGATCGGCCGGAGGCAACGATCGCCGATCTGTGTCGGCACGTGCTGGGCCCCGATTTCCCCACCGCGGCCGAGATCGTGACCCCGCGCGAGCAGTTGCGGGCAATCTACGAGAGCGGCGCAGGGACGGTGCGCATGCGGGCCATCTACGAGCTGGAGGACGGCAACATCGTCATCACCGCCCTGCCGTACCAAAGCTCGGGAGAACGCATCCTCGAGCAAATCGCCGCGCAGATGAACGCCAAGAAGCTGCCCATGATCGAGGATCTGCGCGACGAGTCCGATCACGAGACGCCGGTGCGGCTGGTGCTGGTGCCGCGCTCGAACCGCGTGGATGCTGAGGCCGTGATGGCGCACCTCTTCGCCACCACCGATCTCGAACGCAGCTACCGCGTCAATATAAACGTTATCGGCTTGGACGGCCGCCCGCAGGTCAAGGACCTTAAAACCTTGCTAACGGAGTGGCTGGAGTTTCGGACAGCGACGGTGCGCCGGCGCTTGCAGCATCGCTTGAACCAAGTCAACGAGCGTTTGCACATCCTCGAAGGGCTGCTCATCGCCTATCTCAACCTCGATGAGGTCATCGCCATCATCCGCAACGAAGAGTCCCCGCGACCGGTGCTGATGAGCCGCTTCGGCCTCACCGAGATCCAGGCGGAGGCGATCCTGGACCTGAAACTCAGGCATTTGGCGAGACTCGAGGAGGAGAAAATCCGCGCCGAACAGAGGGAGCTTGCCGAGGAGCGCAAGGGCCTGGAACAGACCTTGGGATCGAATAGAAAACTCAAGGCGCTGATCCGCGCCGAGCTTCTGGACGACGCCAAGCGCTACGGTGATCCGCGCCGCGCGCCGATTGTCGAACGCGGCGAGGCGCGGGCGCTCGATGAAGCCGCGTTGGTCCCGAACGAGCCCATCACCATCGTGCTCTCGGAGAAGGGTTGGGTGCGGGCCGCCAAGGGGCATGAGATCGATCCCATGGAACTGAGCTACCGGGCGGGTGATCAGTTCAAGGCGGCGGCCTGCGGACGCAGCAATCAACTG
This Pseudomonadota bacterium DNA region includes the following protein-coding sequences:
- a CDS encoding type II toxin-antitoxin system RelE/ParE family toxin, whose product is MTYTVTILRRAQKELSALPQDVYVRIRESIWKLADEPRPSGSRKLAGRSGWRIRMGAYRVVYEIDDAKHVITVMHIGHRRDVYRAAQG
- the parC gene encoding DNA topoisomerase IV subunit A, with translation MPESLEFNFDNVERRPLHEFSERAYLDYSMYVILDRALPHIGDGLKPVQRRIIYAMSELGLSAGAKHKKSARTVGDVLGKFHPHGDMACYEAMVLMAQPFAYRYPFIDGQGNWGSTDNPKSFAAMRYTEARLTRYAEVLLKELGLGTVEWAPNFDGTLEEPRLLPARLPNVLLNGTTGIAVGMATDVPPHNLVEITQACIELLDRPEATIADLCRHVLGPDFPTAAEIVTPREQLRAIYESGAGTVRMRAIYELEDGNIVITALPYQSSGERILEQIAAQMNAKKLPMIEDLRDESDHETPVRLVLVPRSNRVDAEAVMAHLFATTDLERSYRVNINVIGLDGRPQVKDLKTLLTEWLEFRTATVRRRLQHRLNQVNERLHILEGLLIAYLNLDEVIAIIRNEESPRPVLMSRFGLTEIQAEAILDLKLRHLARLEEEKIRAEQRELAEERKGLEQTLGSNRKLKALIRAELLDDAKRYGDPRRAPIVERGEARALDEAALVPNEPITIVLSEKGWVRAAKGHEIDPMELSYRAGDQFKAAACGRSNQLAVFIDSTGRCYSLAGHSLPSARGLGEPLSGRLTPPEGATFEGVLFEQGDARYLMASDAGYGFIARLEDLHTKNKAGKAVLTLPRGARIVSPAAVHDISSDRVAAATKAGRLLVFPLKELPELAKGKGLKMVHIASAKVVSREDYVTAVTVVTAGASLVVRAGQRHLTLGPADLPAYACERGRNGNRLPRGFQNVSALLVQQTER